In Geopsychrobacter electrodiphilus DSM 16401, a single window of DNA contains:
- a CDS encoding bifunctional aconitate hydratase 2/2-methylisocitrate dehydratase — translation MIEAYLKHEEARSAQGIPALPLTPEQTASLCELLQNPPAGKEAFLFNLFTERISPGVDPAAEVKAAFLAEILTGAKSSSLISKVQAVKILGTMIGGYNVQPLIEALSISELANEAVSALSGMTYVYDAALQVIALSKNNSAAKQVVESWADAEWFTSKSGVAETIKVKVFKVEGEINTDDFSPAGDAWSRPDIPLHALAMGKTRFPGGINEIAKWREAGHQVAFVGDVVGTGSSRKSACNSVLWYIGNDIPAVPNKRRGGVIIGSVIAPIFFNTAQDSGALPLRMDVTKLNMGDVVTINTVKGEVTNEAGDVVSTFDIKPNTVPDEFRAGGRIPLIIGRAVTTMACKALGKKEPALFAQPENPIPKAGQGYTQAQKMVGRACGVEGILPGTACEPKMTTVGSQDTTGPMTADELKELACLKFLSPLFMQSFCHTAAYPKPADVKMHANLPKFISDRAGVPLRPGDGVIHSWLNRLLIPDTVGTGGDSHTRFPIGISFPAGSGLVAFGGALGFMPLDMPESVLVRFKGKFNEGITLRDAVNAIPYWAIKQGHLTVPKKNKVNIFNGRILEMEGLPDLSVEQAFELTDAAAERSAAAGCIKLSEASVSTYLRSNVALMKKMIVDGYQDAQTLQNRIDAVTEWLKAPKLLEADTNAEYAAVIEIDLAEITEPILACPNDPDDVKLLSDVQGTPIQDIFLGSCMTNIGHFRAAAEIWRGQKFNPNVRTWICPPTRMDQAKLKEEAVFSVFSAMGARIEIAGCSLCMGNQARVPDGVNMFSTSTRNFDDRIGNGAKVYLGSAELGAVTSTLGKLPTPAEYMTVFKEKVSPNKETIYQYLQFDEMAGYEKTL, via the coding sequence ATGATTGAAGCTTATTTGAAGCATGAAGAAGCACGGAGCGCCCAGGGGATTCCGGCGTTGCCATTGACTCCCGAGCAAACCGCATCATTATGCGAATTGCTCCAAAATCCCCCTGCAGGAAAGGAAGCCTTTCTGTTCAACTTGTTTACTGAACGGATTTCACCCGGAGTCGACCCTGCGGCCGAGGTTAAAGCGGCTTTTCTGGCGGAGATACTCACTGGTGCCAAGAGTTCGTCGCTGATCAGTAAGGTCCAGGCGGTTAAAATCCTCGGGACGATGATCGGTGGCTATAACGTGCAACCTTTGATTGAGGCGTTATCAATCTCCGAGCTCGCAAACGAGGCGGTTAGCGCCCTGTCCGGGATGACATACGTTTATGATGCCGCTCTGCAGGTCATTGCTCTTTCGAAAAATAATTCTGCTGCCAAGCAGGTTGTTGAAAGTTGGGCCGATGCCGAGTGGTTCACCAGCAAATCAGGAGTGGCCGAAACGATTAAGGTCAAAGTGTTCAAGGTCGAAGGGGAAATTAATACTGATGATTTCTCGCCGGCAGGCGATGCATGGAGTCGTCCTGACATTCCACTTCACGCCTTAGCCATGGGTAAAACCCGTTTCCCTGGTGGTATCAATGAAATTGCTAAATGGCGTGAAGCTGGTCATCAGGTCGCTTTTGTAGGGGATGTCGTTGGTACTGGCTCTTCCCGCAAGTCGGCGTGTAATAGTGTGCTTTGGTACATTGGTAATGACATTCCCGCTGTGCCGAACAAAAGGCGTGGCGGCGTTATCATCGGTAGCGTCATTGCGCCGATCTTCTTTAACACCGCTCAGGATTCCGGTGCTCTGCCGCTGCGCATGGATGTTACCAAGCTGAATATGGGTGATGTCGTCACCATTAATACGGTGAAGGGTGAAGTGACCAATGAGGCCGGTGATGTGGTATCGACCTTTGATATTAAGCCGAATACCGTCCCTGATGAGTTTCGTGCGGGTGGCCGCATCCCTTTGATTATTGGTCGCGCTGTGACAACGATGGCCTGCAAGGCGCTCGGCAAGAAGGAACCTGCTCTTTTCGCTCAGCCCGAAAATCCGATACCCAAGGCGGGACAGGGCTATACTCAGGCCCAGAAAATGGTCGGTCGCGCTTGCGGCGTCGAAGGGATTCTGCCCGGGACCGCATGCGAGCCGAAGATGACAACAGTTGGTTCGCAAGATACCACCGGGCCGATGACTGCAGATGAACTTAAAGAATTGGCCTGCCTCAAGTTTCTGTCACCGCTGTTTATGCAGTCGTTCTGTCATACCGCCGCCTATCCGAAGCCGGCAGATGTGAAGATGCACGCTAACCTACCAAAATTTATTTCTGATCGTGCCGGTGTCCCCTTGCGTCCTGGCGATGGCGTCATCCACTCCTGGTTGAACCGGTTGCTGATCCCTGACACTGTGGGCACCGGCGGCGATTCTCACACCCGCTTCCCGATTGGTATCAGCTTTCCCGCCGGGTCTGGTCTGGTCGCCTTCGGCGGTGCGCTTGGTTTCATGCCGCTGGATATGCCAGAATCAGTACTGGTGCGTTTCAAGGGTAAATTCAACGAAGGTATTACCCTGCGCGATGCTGTCAATGCCATCCCCTATTGGGCGATCAAGCAAGGTCATCTGACCGTGCCCAAGAAGAACAAGGTTAATATTTTCAACGGTCGTATTCTTGAGATGGAAGGCCTGCCCGACCTCTCCGTTGAACAGGCTTTTGAACTGACTGATGCTGCAGCCGAGCGAAGTGCAGCAGCAGGTTGCATTAAGCTGAGTGAAGCCTCGGTCAGCACTTACCTGCGCTCCAACGTTGCTCTGATGAAGAAGATGATTGTCGATGGCTATCAAGATGCGCAGACCTTGCAAAATCGTATCGATGCCGTTACCGAGTGGCTCAAAGCGCCGAAGCTCCTCGAAGCAGACACCAACGCCGAGTATGCCGCAGTGATCGAAATTGATCTGGCGGAAATTACAGAGCCTATTCTGGCCTGCCCGAATGATCCGGATGATGTCAAGCTTCTGTCCGATGTTCAGGGGACTCCGATTCAGGATATTTTCCTCGGTTCCTGTATGACCAATATCGGTCATTTCCGTGCAGCTGCTGAAATCTGGCGTGGTCAGAAATTCAATCCGAATGTTCGTACCTGGATCTGCCCCCCGACCCGTATGGATCAGGCGAAACTAAAGGAAGAGGCGGTGTTCTCGGTTTTCAGCGCCATGGGCGCGCGAATTGAGATTGCGGGTTGTTCCCTCTGCATGGGCAATCAGGCTCGGGTTCCCGATGGCGTGAATATGTTCTCCACCAGTACCCGGAACTTCGATGATCGTATTGGGAACGGGGCCAAGGTTTATCTGGGGTCAGCTGAACTCGGAGCCGTAACTTCAACTCTGGGTAAACTCCCAACACCGGCCGAATATATGACAGTTTTTAAAGAGAAGGTTTCTCCCAACAAAGAGACCATTTATCAATATCTGCAATTTGACGAGATGGCTGGTTACGAAAAAACGCTTTAA
- a CDS encoding FKBP-type peptidyl-prolyl cis-trans isomerase, translating to MKRLALLLLIIGLATPAFSAPLEDGQSKLSYAIGMSIGSDLLRQDLKLDLGQLTAGLTATYNKTDALLSEDEMVKVLVAFQKEMQEKQKAKAAVASESNKAAGKAFLAENAKKTGVKTTASGLQYEVLTAGKGATPTADDQVTVNYRGTLVDGTEFDSSYKRGQPATFRVGGVIPGWTEALQLMKEGGKLKLVIPPQLAYGDRGAPPVIGPGSTLVFEVELLKVVKK from the coding sequence ATGAAACGTTTGGCTTTGTTGCTGCTCATCATCGGTCTGGCGACACCTGCTTTTAGTGCGCCTCTTGAAGATGGACAGTCAAAATTGAGTTACGCGATCGGCATGAGTATCGGAAGTGACCTGTTGCGTCAGGACCTTAAGCTCGATCTTGGTCAACTTACGGCAGGATTGACTGCGACTTACAATAAGACTGATGCGCTTCTGAGTGAAGATGAAATGGTTAAAGTTCTGGTTGCTTTCCAGAAAGAGATGCAAGAAAAACAGAAAGCCAAAGCTGCCGTTGCGTCTGAGAGCAACAAGGCGGCCGGAAAGGCTTTTCTCGCCGAAAACGCTAAAAAAACTGGTGTTAAAACGACCGCCAGCGGTCTGCAATACGAAGTGTTGACTGCCGGAAAAGGCGCTACCCCTACAGCTGACGATCAAGTTACGGTGAACTATCGTGGTACCCTTGTTGACGGGACGGAATTTGATAGCTCCTACAAACGTGGCCAGCCTGCAACTTTTCGGGTTGGTGGTGTCATTCCGGGTTGGACTGAAGCTTTGCAGTTGATGAAAGAAGGGGGTAAGCTCAAACTTGTTATCCCTCCTCAACTCGCCTATGGAGACCGTGGGGCACCACCGGTTATCGGACCGGGAAGCACATTGGTTTTTGAAGTTGAATTGCTTAAGGTCGTTAAAAAATAA